One window of Marmota flaviventris isolate mMarFla1 chromosome 5, mMarFla1.hap1, whole genome shotgun sequence genomic DNA carries:
- the Fabp6 gene encoding gastrotropin, which yields MAFSGKFELESEKNYDEFMKRLGQSSEVTEKARNFKTITEIQQNGQDFTWAQSYSGGHIMTNKFTIGKESEIQTMGGKKFKATVQMEGSKLVVDFPNYHHTSEVVGDKLVEISTVGGVTYERVSKRVA from the exons ATGGCCTTCAGCGGCAAGTTCGAGTTGGAGAGTGAGAAGAATTATGACGAGTTCATGAAGCGCCTGG GTCAATCCAGCGAGGTGACCGAGAAGGCTCGCAACTTCAAGACCATCACGGAGATTCAGCAGAACGGGCAGGACTTCACCTGGGCCCAGTCCTACTCTGGGGGCCACATCATGACCAACAAATTCACCATTGGCAAGGAAAGTGAGATACAGACCATGGGCGGCAAGAAGTTCAAG GCTACAGTGCAGATGGAGGGCAGTAAGCTGGTGGTGGACTTCCCCAACTATCACCACACCTCGGAGGTGGTGGGTGACAAGCTGGTGGAG ATCTCCACCGTCGGCGGTGTGACTTATGAGCGTGTGAGCAAGAGGGTGGCCTGA